A segment of the Pantoea trifolii genome:
GTGAAAACCCGCCGGAATTTTCGCGATAGCCTGTGGATTCGCCGCAATGTTAATTGGCGTTTCGTTGTTTTTGGCATCCAGCGTTTCTGCTGCGATGGCTGGCGCGCCTAACATCACTGTCAGCAACGCCGTAATCATCACGCGTTCCATTAAAGTACCCGCGCCAGAAAACGTTTGGTGCGCTCGTGGCGCGGCTGATTCAATACCTGATGGCTGCTGCCCTGCTCGACAATGCGGCCATCGACCATAAACACCACGTTATCCGCCACTTCACGCGCAAAACCGACTTCGTGCGTGACAATCACCAGCGTGGTGCCGGAACGCGCCAGCTTTTTAATCACATCCAGTACTTCGCCCACCAGTTCGGGATCGAGCGCCGACGTCGGTTCATCAAACAGCATCACACGTGGGTTAAGCATCAAGGCTCGCGCAATGGCGATACGCTGCTGCTGGCCGCCCGACAAATGGCGCGGCCAGGCATCGGCTTTATGGCGTAAACCCACCACATCCAGCAATTCACCGGCGCGATCGATCGCTTCACGGCGTGACAGCTGACGATGCGCAATCGGCGCTTCAATCAGGTTATCCAGCACCGTCAGATGCGGGAACAGATTGAAGTTCTGGAACACGTAGCCAACGTTGATGCGCTGACGCAGAATCGCCTGCTCTTTCAGCTCATACAGCTTATCGCCGCGACGCTGATAACCAATGTAGTCGCCATCGATCTGGATATAGCCTTCATCGACGCGCTCCAGATGGTTAATGGCGCGCAGCAGCGTCGATTTACCCGAACCGGATGGCCCGAGAATCACCGTCACCGATCCCGGTTCCAGCTCCAGCGACACATCATCCAGCGCTTTCAGTTTGCCGAACGACTTGCTCACGCCGGTGATGCTGATGGCGCCAGCGCTATGCAGATTGCGGTAATCAATGGCTTCGGACATGGGAAAGCTCCTCGGTAGCAGGTTTGGCGCTGCGGTTACGCCATTGACGCCAGCGCGACGGCTGCGGTTCACGGGTGACACTGCGCGCCAGCCAGCGCTCAACGCTGTGCTGCAGCAGTGACAAGACGGTGGTGATAATCAGATACCAGGCCGCGCCGACCATCAGCAGCGGAATCACCTGCTGCGTGCGGTTGTAGATCATCTGGATGGTGTAAAACAGTTCCGGCATCGCCAGCACGTACACCATTGAGGTGCCTTTGGCGAGGCTGATGATTTCATTAAAGGTGGTGGGAATAATCGCGCGCAGCGCCTGCGGCAGAATGATGCGGAAGGTGCGGCGCGTGGAGGATAATCCCAACGCCGATGCTGCTTCAAACTGCCCGTGATCGACACCCAAAAAGCCGCCTCGAATGATTTCGGCGCTATAGGCGCTCTGCACCAGCGTCAAACCAATCACTGCCGCCGGGAACTGGCCGAGCACGTTGATGGTCTGGAAGTGGCCCCACGACAGCGCGGTAAACGGAATGCCGAGCGACAGCGTGTCGTACAAATACGAGAAGTTGTAGAGGATGATCAGTACCACAATCAGCGGCAGCGAGCGGAACAGCCAGATATAGCCGAACGCCAGCGTGCTGAGCAGCCAGGATGACGAGAGGCGCGCCAGCGCCAGCAAGCCGCCAAAAATCAGGCTGAGGAGGGTGCCAAACAGCGTCAGCAGCAGCGTTTGCCCCAAACCGCTGAGGATCACCGGATCAAAAAACCATTTAGCGAACACGCCCCATTCCCAGCGCGGATTAAAGGCAACAGAATCAATCACGCTGGCCAGAATAAACAGCGCGACAATCGCGCCGACGGTACGTGCCGGATAACGCGCCGGCACCACGGTTAAACGTTGTGGTTCATTACTCATGGCAACTCCTTAGCTGGCCTGCGCCACGCTATGCACATCAATCACTTTCAGGAAGCGCAAGCGTCCATCGTGTGGCGGCTGGCTGTAGACTTCCATATCCTCCAGCAGCTCAAACTGCGGCTGATAACCGTGGCCGATATACAACTTCACCGCTTCCGGCTGGCGGAAACCGGTGGTGAGAAACACGCGCTGGTAGCCCGCACGCAGCGCGCGGCGCTCCAGTTCCTGCAGAATCAGCAGCGCCAATCCCTGACGACGCAGATCGCTGCGCGTCCAGATGCGTTTAAACTCGGTGGTCACCGCGTCATACGGTTTATACGCGCCCATCGCGATGATCTCGCCGTCCCGCTCCAGCACGATAAACAGCCCGCGCGGCGGCAAATACCATTCGGTCAGCTCAACCTCTTTTTGGCTGGTGAAGAACGCGCCGTAACGCGCGGCGTATTCACCAAACAGTCCGGTCAAAATCGGCTGCAGCTCAGGCGCTTCCGGTGACACTTCGCGGAACAGTTGCTCGCTCATGCGGCCTCCTTAATCGCCCAATCCGGCCGGATTGATCTCTGAACTGTCGATACGCTCAACGCCTTCACCCCAACGCTTCAGCACCTTGTCGTAATCGCCGTTTTTGATCACGCCATTCAGCGCGGTGTTGATCGGCTGCACCAGGCCGCCATTTTTCTTCACCGTCACCGCGATATGCGCCGCTTTCGGCCAGCCACCATCAACGC
Coding sequences within it:
- a CDS encoding GNAT family N-acetyltransferase; translation: MSEQLFREVSPEAPELQPILTGLFGEYAARYGAFFTSQKEVELTEWYLPPRGLFIVLERDGEIIAMGAYKPYDAVTTEFKRIWTRSDLRRQGLALLILQELERRALRAGYQRVFLTTGFRQPEAVKLYIGHGYQPQFELLEDMEVYSQPPHDGRLRFLKVIDVHSVAQAS
- a CDS encoding amino acid ABC transporter ATP-binding protein produces the protein MSEAIDYRNLHSAGAISITGVSKSFGKLKALDDVSLELEPGSVTVILGPSGSGKSTLLRAINHLERVDEGYIQIDGDYIGYQRRGDKLYELKEQAILRQRINVGYVFQNFNLFPHLTVLDNLIEAPIAHRQLSRREAIDRAGELLDVVGLRHKADAWPRHLSGGQQQRIAIARALMLNPRVMLFDEPTSALDPELVGEVLDVIKKLARSGTTLVIVTHEVGFAREVADNVVFMVDGRIVEQGSSHQVLNQPRHERTKRFLARVL
- a CDS encoding amino acid ABC transporter permease; this translates as MSNEPQRLTVVPARYPARTVGAIVALFILASVIDSVAFNPRWEWGVFAKWFFDPVILSGLGQTLLLTLFGTLLSLIFGGLLALARLSSSWLLSTLAFGYIWLFRSLPLIVVLIILYNFSYLYDTLSLGIPFTALSWGHFQTINVLGQFPAAVIGLTLVQSAYSAEIIRGGFLGVDHGQFEAASALGLSSTRRTFRIILPQALRAIIPTTFNEIISLAKGTSMVYVLAMPELFYTIQMIYNRTQQVIPLLMVGAAWYLIITTVLSLLQHSVERWLARSVTREPQPSRWRQWRNRSAKPATEELSHVRSH